A region from the Aeromicrobium choanae genome encodes:
- a CDS encoding adenylate cyclase, giving the protein MPNVTDQSQGRLSDAQVAELLALTRDVDSVELKMTVPDSDRRAAVVALGMDALDAQIRQVYFFDTPDLRLDEHGVVVRARRAQRRGDDSVVKLRPVAPAHIQEAWASDNLGVEVDAMPGGFVCSASMKATWEPTLVKEVASGAKAIHKAYSKEQRSFFTAHAPDGVELDDLSILGPITVLKLKLHPPELRMRLVAELWLYPDGSRILELSAKCPPAETFQAAAELRAFLAMKGLDLSTEQQTKTKTALEYFSAQLSGSD; this is encoded by the coding sequence GTGCCGAACGTGACCGATCAATCGCAGGGCCGACTCTCGGATGCGCAGGTCGCCGAGCTGCTCGCGCTGACCAGGGACGTGGACAGCGTCGAGCTCAAGATGACCGTGCCGGACTCGGATCGACGCGCTGCCGTGGTGGCCCTGGGGATGGATGCGCTCGATGCCCAGATTCGCCAGGTGTACTTCTTCGACACTCCTGACCTGAGGCTCGACGAGCACGGTGTCGTCGTCCGGGCCCGCCGAGCGCAGCGGCGGGGAGACGACTCGGTGGTCAAGCTGAGGCCCGTGGCGCCGGCTCACATCCAGGAGGCGTGGGCCTCGGACAACCTCGGGGTGGAGGTCGACGCGATGCCCGGGGGCTTCGTCTGCTCGGCGTCCATGAAAGCCACGTGGGAACCGACCCTGGTGAAGGAGGTCGCCTCAGGCGCGAAGGCGATCCACAAGGCGTACTCCAAGGAGCAACGATCGTTCTTCACGGCCCATGCGCCCGATGGTGTCGAACTGGACGACCTGTCGATCCTCGGCCCCATCACCGTGCTCAAGCTGAAGCTGCATCCACCCGAGCTGCGCATGCGTCTCGTCGCGGAGCTCTGGCTCTACCCAGATGGCTCTCGGATCCTCGAGCTCTCGGCCAAGTGCCCGCCGGCGGAGACCTTTCAGGCCGCGGCCGAGCTGAGGGCCTTCCTGGCCATGAAAGGTCTTGACCTGTCGACCGAGCAGCAGACGAAGACGAAGACGGCGCTCGAGTACTTCTCCGCCCAGCTTTCGGGGAGTGACTAG
- a CDS encoding SRPBCC family protein, producing MESRHVSRVIAASPQDVYEFAVAPANLPRWASGLAEADVEVKDDHLVVQSPMGEVRVRFVPRNSFGILDHDVTLPSGATVTNPLRVLAHPDGAEVVFTVRQLDLSDEEFEQDARTIAKDLDALAALLES from the coding sequence ATGGAGTCTCGCCACGTCAGCCGGGTCATCGCCGCTTCGCCGCAGGACGTGTACGAGTTCGCGGTCGCCCCCGCCAACTTGCCGCGCTGGGCCTCCGGGCTTGCGGAAGCGGACGTCGAGGTGAAGGACGACCACCTCGTGGTGCAGTCGCCGATGGGGGAGGTGCGCGTGCGCTTCGTCCCGCGGAACTCCTTCGGCATCCTCGACCACGACGTGACGCTGCCGTCCGGCGCGACGGTCACGAATCCGCTCCGGGTCCTCGCCCACCCCGACGGCGCCGAGGTGGTCTTCACCGTCCGTCAGCTCGACCTCTCGGACGAGGAGTTTGAGCAGGACGCCCGCACGATCGCGAAGGACCTCGACGCGCTGGCGGCCCTGCTGGAGTCCTGA
- a CDS encoding SdpI family protein, which yields MTEEMLGRAVVGLVMLGVAALLWWMARAAAAGRLERNALVGIRTPSTMASDEAWLAAHQRAERPTKAAAITSAAVAAACLLPMPEAALITVVLGGCAAILGLAIHAAVVGGRAARATSAD from the coding sequence GTGACCGAGGAGATGTTGGGCCGGGCCGTGGTCGGCCTCGTGATGCTCGGCGTCGCCGCCCTGCTGTGGTGGATGGCGCGCGCCGCAGCCGCGGGACGACTGGAGCGCAACGCCCTCGTCGGCATCCGCACGCCGAGCACCATGGCGAGCGACGAGGCGTGGCTGGCCGCTCACCAGCGGGCCGAGCGACCGACCAAGGCAGCGGCGATCACCTCCGCGGCCGTCGCCGCGGCATGCCTCCTCCCGATGCCGGAGGCAGCACTGATCACGGTGGTGCTCGGCGGGTGCGCCGCCATCCTCGGGCTCGCGATCCACGCCGCCGTGGTCGGCGGTCGGGCCGCCCGAGCCACGTCGGCCGACTGA
- a CDS encoding TetR/AcrR family transcriptional regulator has translation MSSVPGPEAPAVRARLLEEAARILDEEGPSALSTRRLANGAGTSTMAVYTHFGSMGGVVDAVATEGFRRLIDRVGAVDRTDDPAADLLAAAVAYRENALQNPHLYAVMFGAISVRGLGGQGPDADVAYAAFRQLVTFVERAMDAGRLRPDDPKAVAAQWWSALHGYMMLELAGMDQVVKDPEHHVLWELMGNLLRSLSV, from the coding sequence ATGAGTTCTGTACCGGGCCCGGAGGCGCCTGCCGTCCGTGCGCGGCTCCTTGAGGAGGCGGCGCGGATCCTCGACGAGGAGGGACCCTCGGCGCTGTCGACCCGCCGGCTGGCCAACGGCGCGGGTACGTCCACGATGGCCGTCTACACGCACTTCGGGAGCATGGGCGGGGTGGTCGACGCTGTCGCGACCGAGGGATTCCGTCGCCTCATCGACCGGGTGGGTGCCGTCGACAGGACCGACGACCCCGCGGCCGATCTGCTGGCGGCCGCAGTGGCCTACCGCGAGAACGCCCTCCAGAACCCTCATCTCTACGCGGTGATGTTCGGGGCGATCAGCGTGCGGGGTCTCGGCGGCCAGGGGCCCGACGCGGACGTGGCGTACGCGGCGTTCCGGCAGCTGGTGACCTTCGTGGAGCGGGCGATGGACGCAGGCCGACTGCGCCCCGACGACCCGAAGGCGGTGGCGGCGCAGTGGTGGAGCGCGCTCCACGGCTACATGATGCTGGAGCTCGCGGGAATGGATCAGGTGGTGAAGGACCCCGAGCACCACGTGCTGTGGGAGCTCATGGGGAACCTGCTCCGCTCGCTCTCGGTCTGA
- a CDS encoding ABC-F family ATP-binding cassette domain-containing protein — protein MTATLVATGLAGGHAHRTLFDDLDLTVAPGDVVGVVGVNGAGKSTLLRILAGDLEPQAGTVQLAPADAFVGSLLQEHERVPGETIAQFVARRTGCAAATTDMDAAAVALGDTEPPAPDAPDPADVYQAALDRWMASGAADLEDRLPAVLAELGLVLEDSADPNAGALSPDSLMTSLSGGQAARVGLAALLLSRFDIVMLDEPTNDLDLDGLERLEKFVQGLRGGVVLVSHDREFLARCVTRVLELDLAQHRNRVFGGGYESYLEEREIARQHQRDEYEEFAARKADLVGRARVQREWSSQGVRNAMKKNPDNDKIRRKAASESSEKQAQKVRQMESRISRLEEVEEPRKEWKLEFTIGAAPRSSSVVSTLNHATVRQGEFTLGPVSVQLNAGERIGITGPNGAGKSTLLRALLGRQELTSGTVGLGASVAIGEVDQARSLFTGAATLTDVFERLVPDMSPADVRTLLAKFGLKADHVTRPVGELSPGERTRAGLALLQGRGVNVLVLDEPTNHLDLPAIEQLEQALETYEGALLLVTHDRRMLSTVRLDRRWHVEAGRVTELTA, from the coding sequence ATGACCGCAACACTCGTCGCCACCGGACTGGCCGGTGGCCACGCGCACCGGACGCTCTTCGACGACCTCGACCTGACGGTCGCGCCGGGCGACGTCGTCGGCGTGGTGGGTGTCAACGGGGCTGGAAAGTCGACCTTGTTGCGCATCCTGGCCGGAGACCTGGAGCCGCAGGCCGGCACGGTGCAGCTCGCGCCGGCCGACGCGTTCGTGGGAAGTCTGCTGCAGGAGCACGAGCGGGTCCCGGGCGAGACGATTGCGCAGTTCGTCGCGCGCCGCACCGGCTGTGCCGCCGCGACCACCGACATGGACGCCGCGGCCGTGGCGCTGGGCGACACCGAACCTCCCGCTCCTGACGCGCCCGACCCCGCCGACGTCTACCAGGCGGCGCTCGACCGCTGGATGGCCAGCGGCGCTGCCGACCTGGAGGACCGACTCCCGGCCGTGCTCGCCGAGTTGGGGCTCGTGCTGGAGGACTCAGCCGACCCGAACGCCGGTGCGCTCTCGCCCGACAGCCTGATGACGTCGCTGTCCGGCGGCCAGGCCGCGCGCGTGGGCCTGGCCGCGCTGCTGCTGTCGCGGTTCGACATCGTGATGCTCGACGAGCCCACGAATGACCTGGACCTGGACGGCCTCGAACGCCTGGAGAAGTTCGTGCAGGGCCTGCGCGGCGGCGTCGTGCTGGTGAGCCACGACCGCGAGTTCCTGGCGCGCTGCGTGACCCGCGTCCTCGAGCTCGACCTCGCCCAGCACAGGAATCGGGTGTTCGGTGGCGGCTACGAGTCGTACCTGGAGGAACGCGAGATCGCCCGCCAGCACCAGCGCGACGAGTACGAGGAGTTCGCGGCCAGGAAGGCAGACCTGGTCGGGCGCGCCCGCGTGCAGCGCGAGTGGTCCAGCCAGGGCGTGCGCAATGCGATGAAGAAGAACCCGGACAACGACAAGATTCGCCGCAAGGCCGCGTCGGAGTCGAGCGAGAAGCAGGCGCAGAAGGTGCGGCAGATGGAGAGCCGCATCAGCCGGCTCGAGGAGGTCGAGGAGCCGCGCAAGGAGTGGAAGCTGGAGTTCACGATCGGCGCAGCGCCGCGCTCGAGTTCCGTGGTGTCCACGCTCAACCACGCCACGGTGCGGCAGGGGGAGTTCACGCTCGGCCCGGTCTCGGTGCAGCTCAACGCCGGCGAGCGCATCGGCATCACCGGCCCGAACGGTGCCGGCAAGTCAACGCTGCTGCGGGCGCTGCTGGGTCGGCAGGAGCTGACGAGCGGAACGGTCGGGCTGGGTGCGTCCGTCGCGATCGGCGAGGTGGACCAGGCGCGCTCGTTGTTCACCGGAGCGGCCACGCTGACCGACGTGTTCGAGAGGCTCGTGCCCGACATGTCGCCGGCCGACGTGCGCACCCTGCTGGCGAAGTTCGGGCTGAAGGCCGATCATGTGACCCGACCCGTCGGCGAGCTGTCGCCCGGCGAGCGCACCCGCGCCGGACTCGCGCTGCTGCAGGGCCGCGGCGTCAACGTGCTGGTGCTCGACGAGCCCACCAACCACCTCGACCTGCCCGCGATCGAGCAGCTGGAGCAGGCGCTCGAGACGTATGAGGGCGCGCTGCTGCTGGTGACCCACGACCGTCGCATGCTGAGCACGGTGCGTCTCGACCGTCGCTGGCACGTCGAGGCCGGGCGGGTCACCGAGCTCACGGCGTAG
- a CDS encoding YchJ family protein, translating to MTDQPQTAEALMRSRFEAFRRADRDWLLATWHPSTRPAELDLSDNPRWRGLQIVDTDAGEPQDDRGVVEFRATYIADGELEILHERSTFVREDDRWYYLDGEVR from the coding sequence GTGACGGACCAGCCACAGACCGCCGAGGCGCTCATGCGCTCGCGGTTCGAGGCGTTCAGGCGCGCCGACCGCGACTGGCTGCTCGCCACCTGGCACCCCTCGACCCGTCCCGCCGAGCTGGACCTCTCCGACAACCCGCGCTGGCGCGGGCTCCAGATCGTGGACACCGACGCCGGCGAACCGCAGGACGACAGGGGAGTCGTGGAGTTCCGCGCGACCTACATCGCCGACGGCGAGCTCGAGATCCTGCACGAGCGGTCGACGTTCGTGCGCGAGGACGATCGTTGGTACTACCTGGACGGAGAGGTCAGATGA
- a CDS encoding ABC-F family ATP-binding cassette domain-containing protein, whose translation MGHVDVAHLEYVLPDGRLLLGDVSFRVGEGSVVALVGPNGAGKSTLLRLIDGSLRPDSGTVNVSGGLAVMPQFVGTVRDGSTVRDLLVSVAPDRIRNAARAVDAAEAALASNDDEATQMAYAQALSDWAEADGYDYENTWDMCTIEALGASYYSVMDREAVTLSGGEQKRVVLEALLRGPAEVLLLDEPDNYLDVPSKRRLEQQLRETRKTVLLVSHDRELLSEAADKILSVEPSPAGADVWVHGGGFASFHEARTQRFARFEELRKRWDEQHARLRKLVVSLQQAAAVSHAMASRYAAAQTRLRKFEEIGPPPEPPRDQDITMRLKGGRTGVRAITIEKLELTGLMMPFDLEVFQGERVAVLGSNGSGKSHFLRLLAGQPVDHSGTWKLGARVVPGHFGQTHAYPELEGRTLLDILWAEHALQRGPAMSSLRRYELEQQAETTYERLSGGQRARVQILRLELGGATSLLLDEPTDNLDLESAEALQSALESYEGTVLAVTHDRWFAKTFDRFLVFGADGVVRESSEPVWDEGRVQRDR comes from the coding sequence ATGGGTCACGTCGACGTCGCACACCTGGAATACGTCCTGCCGGACGGGCGGTTGCTGCTCGGTGACGTGTCGTTCCGCGTGGGGGAGGGGTCCGTCGTGGCGCTGGTCGGCCCGAACGGGGCCGGCAAGTCGACGCTGCTCAGGCTGATCGACGGCTCCCTGAGGCCCGACTCGGGCACCGTGAATGTCTCCGGTGGCCTGGCCGTGATGCCGCAGTTCGTCGGCACGGTTCGTGACGGGTCGACGGTGCGTGACCTGCTGGTGAGTGTGGCGCCCGACCGGATCCGCAACGCCGCGCGGGCGGTCGACGCCGCCGAGGCCGCGCTGGCCTCGAACGACGACGAGGCCACGCAGATGGCCTACGCCCAAGCGCTCTCGGACTGGGCCGAGGCCGACGGCTACGACTACGAGAACACCTGGGACATGTGCACGATCGAAGCACTGGGTGCCTCGTACTACTCCGTCATGGACCGCGAGGCCGTGACGCTGTCGGGCGGCGAGCAGAAGCGGGTCGTGCTGGAGGCGTTGCTGCGCGGGCCGGCCGAGGTGCTGCTGCTCGACGAGCCCGACAACTACCTCGACGTGCCCTCCAAGCGCCGGCTGGAGCAGCAGCTGCGCGAGACCCGCAAGACCGTGCTGCTGGTCTCGCACGACCGTGAACTGCTGTCGGAGGCCGCTGACAAGATCCTGTCGGTCGAGCCGTCGCCGGCCGGGGCCGACGTGTGGGTGCACGGAGGCGGTTTCGCGTCCTTCCACGAGGCCCGCACGCAGCGCTTCGCGCGGTTCGAGGAGCTGCGCAAACGGTGGGACGAGCAGCACGCTCGCTTGAGGAAGCTGGTGGTGAGCCTGCAGCAGGCTGCCGCCGTCAGCCATGCGATGGCGTCGCGGTACGCCGCGGCGCAGACCCGGCTGAGGAAGTTCGAGGAGATCGGGCCACCCCCTGAGCCGCCGCGCGATCAGGACATCACGATGCGCCTGAAGGGCGGCCGCACCGGCGTGCGGGCGATCACCATCGAGAAGCTGGAGCTGACGGGCCTGATGATGCCGTTCGACCTCGAGGTGTTCCAGGGCGAGCGGGTGGCCGTGCTCGGCTCGAACGGCTCGGGCAAGTCGCACTTCCTGCGCCTGCTGGCGGGCCAGCCGGTCGACCACTCGGGTACGTGGAAGCTCGGCGCGAGGGTCGTGCCGGGTCACTTCGGACAGACCCACGCCTACCCCGAGCTCGAGGGCCGCACGCTCCTGGACATCCTGTGGGCCGAGCATGCGCTGCAGCGCGGGCCGGCGATGTCGTCACTGCGTCGCTACGAGCTGGAGCAGCAGGCCGAGACCACGTACGAGCGGCTCTCGGGAGGGCAGAGGGCGCGGGTGCAGATCCTGCGCCTCGAGCTCGGCGGAGCGACGTCGCTGCTGCTCGACGAGCCCACCGACAACCTCGACCTGGAGTCGGCCGAGGCGCTGCAGTCCGCGCTCGAGTCATACGAGGGCACCGTCCTGGCCGTGACCCACGACCGTTGGTTCGCCAAGACCTTCGACCGATTCCTGGTCTTCGGGGCCGACGGCGTGGTGCGCGAGAGCTCGGAGCCCGTGTGGGACGAGGGACGCGTGCAGCGCGACCGCTGA
- a CDS encoding carotenoid oxygenase family protein: MTETIHPTTESANRYLRDNFAPVREELTATDLTVTGRLPDHLDGRYLRIGPNPLDDPGDQHHWFLGEGMVHGVRIRDGHAEWYRNRWVRSAAVADSLGEPHRGTPGERDFAANTNVLEHHGRTLALVEAGAPPYELTHDLDTVGPCDFGGTLPSIPGRPGYAAHPHRDPGTGELHALSYNWTAGNRVAYSVLGNDGRIRRSVDVEVHGSPMMHDFALTERHVVILDLPVTFDIATATEDVPRLVRPLVRGLLNRVIGRNPLPEPVIARIARGGDAVSLPYRWNPDYPARIGIMPRDGDSASVRWFEIAPCYVFHTLNAYDDGDTVVVDVIRHPTMFATVLNGPNEGPAVLTRFTLDLRTGQARETGIDQRSQEFPRHDERLTGRRHRYGWAVGFEDGAPGDTLLRHDLDTGSTESRRLGAGLEASEFCFVPNPDGTAEDDGVLMGYVHDRAEGRSQLRVLDAATLDDVATVHLPGRVPAGFHGNWAPEGADLADV, encoded by the coding sequence ATGACCGAGACCATCCACCCCACCACCGAGTCCGCCAACCGGTACCTCCGCGACAACTTCGCGCCGGTGCGCGAGGAGCTCACCGCCACCGACCTCACCGTCACCGGTCGCCTGCCCGACCACCTCGACGGCCGCTACCTGCGCATCGGCCCCAACCCGCTCGACGACCCCGGCGACCAGCACCACTGGTTCCTCGGCGAGGGCATGGTGCACGGCGTGCGGATCCGAGACGGGCACGCCGAGTGGTACCGCAACCGCTGGGTGCGCTCGGCCGCCGTCGCCGACAGCCTGGGCGAGCCGCACCGTGGGACGCCCGGCGAGCGCGACTTCGCCGCGAACACGAACGTGCTGGAGCACCACGGCCGCACCCTGGCGCTCGTCGAGGCCGGGGCACCTCCCTACGAGCTGACCCACGACCTCGACACGGTCGGGCCGTGCGACTTCGGCGGCACCCTGCCGAGCATCCCCGGCCGCCCGGGCTACGCCGCGCACCCCCACCGCGACCCGGGCACCGGCGAGCTGCACGCCCTCTCCTACAACTGGACGGCCGGAAATCGCGTGGCCTACTCGGTGCTCGGGAACGACGGTCGCATCAGGCGGAGCGTCGACGTCGAGGTGCACGGCAGCCCGATGATGCACGACTTCGCCCTCACCGAGCGTCACGTCGTGATCCTCGACCTGCCCGTCACGTTCGACATCGCCACGGCCACCGAGGACGTGCCGCGCCTCGTCCGGCCCCTCGTGCGCGGGCTGCTCAACCGCGTCATCGGGCGCAACCCGCTGCCCGAGCCGGTGATCGCGCGGATCGCCCGCGGCGGCGACGCGGTCTCCCTCCCCTACCGCTGGAACCCCGACTACCCGGCGAGGATCGGGATCATGCCGCGCGACGGCGACAGCGCCTCCGTCCGCTGGTTCGAGATCGCGCCCTGCTACGTGTTCCACACCCTCAACGCGTACGACGACGGCGACACCGTGGTGGTCGACGTGATCCGCCACCCGACGATGTTCGCGACCGTGCTGAACGGGCCGAACGAGGGACCCGCGGTCCTCACCCGGTTCACCCTCGACCTGCGGACGGGACAGGCCCGCGAGACCGGCATCGACCAGCGCTCGCAGGAGTTCCCGCGGCACGACGAGCGGCTCACGGGACGGCGGCACCGTTATGGCTGGGCGGTCGGCTTCGAGGACGGCGCGCCGGGCGACACGCTGCTGCGTCACGACCTCGACACCGGCTCCACGGAGTCGCGCCGCCTCGGCGCGGGCCTGGAGGCGAGCGAGTTCTGCTTCGTGCCGAACCCCGACGGCACGGCCGAGGACGACGGCGTGCTGATGGGCTACGTGCACGACCGCGCGGAGGGGCGCAGCCAGCTGCGGGTGCTCGACGCAGCGACGCTCGACGACGTGGCCACCGTGCACCTGCCCGGCCGGGTGCCGGCCGGCTTCCACGGGAACTGGGCCCCGGAGGGCGCCGACCTCGCGGACGTGTGA
- a CDS encoding helix-hairpin-helix domain-containing protein — protein sequence MTNPDAPRPSGLPASIGRPATNALAAQGITSLEQVAGLTESELLALHGVGPKAVRLLGEALAAQGLEFGSRSTGD from the coding sequence ATGACGAACCCCGATGCACCCCGACCCAGCGGTCTTCCCGCGTCGATCGGGCGCCCCGCGACGAACGCTCTCGCCGCGCAGGGCATCACCTCGCTGGAGCAGGTCGCCGGGCTCACCGAGTCCGAGCTCCTGGCCCTGCACGGCGTGGGTCCGAAGGCCGTGCGCCTGCTCGGCGAGGCGCTCGCCGCCCAGGGGCTGGAGTTCGGATCCCGGAGCACGGGGGACTGA
- a CDS encoding Ppx/GppA phosphatase family protein, producing MTETTPRWEWRSFAASAVDIGSAQMLSPPDRIQESDELYLLSAEGTDTVKIRDDLMDVKHLVAVDERGLQQWSPVMKAGFPLSSADVGTVIAALGVVSPPLARDMYTLGQFMDELVHPHPDVVAADVHKRRERHTIGGCLAELTEVGSGEGSTRTIAIESEDPAMVMAALRELGLPPMPNVSFPRGLKSLLRLGTERYGVIDVGTNSVKFHLGERDADGRWRTVADRARVTRLGEGLHETDRLSPDPMGRTVEAIVAMADEAAQAGAAETVAVGTAGMRIASNSEDLIAAVRNRCGLTIEVVSGDEEARLAYVGTRAGIGPAPGSLVVFETGGGSSQFTFGHGDQVDERFSVDVGAVRYTEAHGLAAAVSEDALAEAFAAIAADLRRLDDRPTPNLLVAMGGAVTNMAAVMHALGEYDADIVHGTVLDRTEIDRQIELYRTRSSDERRSIIGLQPQRADIILAGACIVRTVLAAFGKESLTVSDRGLRHGLLVERFG from the coding sequence GTGACCGAGACGACCCCGCGATGGGAGTGGCGCAGCTTCGCCGCCTCAGCCGTCGACATCGGGTCGGCGCAGATGCTCTCGCCTCCCGACCGGATTCAGGAGAGCGACGAGCTCTACCTGCTGTCGGCCGAGGGAACCGACACCGTCAAGATCCGCGACGACCTGATGGACGTCAAGCACCTCGTCGCCGTGGACGAGCGTGGGCTCCAGCAGTGGTCCCCGGTGATGAAGGCTGGCTTCCCCCTGTCCTCGGCCGACGTCGGCACCGTCATCGCCGCTCTGGGCGTCGTGTCGCCGCCTCTGGCACGGGACATGTACACGCTGGGCCAGTTCATGGACGAACTGGTGCACCCCCACCCCGACGTGGTCGCGGCCGACGTGCACAAGAGGCGGGAACGCCACACCATCGGAGGTTGTCTGGCCGAGCTGACCGAAGTGGGCAGCGGGGAGGGATCGACCCGCACCATCGCGATCGAGTCCGAGGACCCGGCCATGGTGATGGCCGCACTCCGCGAGCTCGGGTTGCCACCGATGCCCAACGTGAGCTTCCCGCGCGGTCTCAAGTCGCTCCTGCGACTCGGCACGGAGCGCTATGGCGTCATCGACGTGGGCACCAACTCGGTCAAGTTCCACCTCGGCGAACGAGACGCTGACGGACGCTGGCGGACGGTCGCCGACCGCGCACGGGTCACGCGGCTCGGGGAAGGCCTGCACGAGACCGACCGACTCAGCCCGGACCCCATGGGACGGACGGTGGAGGCCATCGTCGCCATGGCGGACGAGGCCGCACAGGCAGGCGCCGCGGAAACAGTCGCGGTGGGCACCGCCGGCATGCGGATCGCCTCGAACAGCGAGGACCTCATCGCCGCCGTCCGCAACAGGTGTGGTCTGACGATCGAGGTCGTCTCAGGGGACGAGGAGGCGCGACTGGCCTATGTCGGGACGAGAGCAGGGATCGGACCGGCACCGGGTTCCCTCGTGGTCTTCGAGACCGGCGGCGGGAGTTCGCAGTTCACGTTCGGGCACGGTGACCAGGTCGACGAGCGGTTCAGCGTGGACGTGGGCGCTGTTCGGTACACGGAGGCACACGGCCTCGCCGCGGCAGTCTCTGAAGACGCCCTGGCCGAGGCGTTCGCAGCGATCGCTGCGGACCTCCGCCGGCTCGACGACCGGCCGACACCGAACCTGCTCGTGGCGATGGGTGGCGCTGTCACCAACATGGCCGCCGTCATGCACGCCCTGGGGGAGTACGACGCCGACATCGTCCACGGCACGGTGCTCGACAGGACCGAGATCGACCGGCAGATCGAGCTCTACCGCACGCGCTCCAGTGACGAGCGTCGTTCGATCATCGGCTTGCAGCCCCAACGGGCCGACATCATCCTCGCGGGTGCGTGCATCGTGCGAACGGTGCTCGCCGCGTTCGGCAAGGAGTCGCTCACGGTCAGCGATCGCGGCTTGCGACACGGCCTGCTGGTCGAGAGATTCGGCTAG
- a CDS encoding DUF4287 domain-containing protein, whose protein sequence is MSEDVKGPASYFPAIEKKYGEPIEHWMRQLESVVTAKHMEQVAFLKNDFGFGHGHANAVVAVFRKERGL, encoded by the coding sequence ATGAGTGAGGACGTGAAGGGCCCCGCCTCCTACTTCCCGGCGATCGAGAAGAAGTACGGCGAGCCCATCGAGCACTGGATGCGCCAGTTGGAGTCGGTCGTGACCGCCAAGCACATGGAGCAGGTCGCGTTCCTGAAGAACGACTTCGGGTTCGGGCATGGGCATGCCAATGCAGTGGTCGCGGTGTTCCGCAAGGAACGGGGCCTCTGA
- a CDS encoding YnfA family protein translates to MDVMRSISLFAVAAVAEIGGAWLIWQGVREHRGVMWMGLGVVALGLYGFVATLQPDANFGRILAAYGGVFVAGSLAWGMLFDGFRPDRWDLAGAAICLAGVAVIMYAPRSA, encoded by the coding sequence ATGGACGTGATGCGCTCGATCAGCCTGTTCGCCGTGGCCGCGGTCGCCGAGATCGGCGGCGCATGGCTGATCTGGCAGGGCGTCCGCGAGCACCGCGGCGTGATGTGGATGGGACTGGGCGTCGTCGCGCTCGGGCTCTACGGGTTCGTGGCCACGCTGCAGCCCGACGCGAACTTCGGCCGCATCCTGGCCGCCTACGGCGGCGTCTTCGTGGCGGGGTCGCTGGCCTGGGGGATGCTGTTCGACGGCTTCCGGCCGGACCGCTGGGACCTTGCCGGCGCCGCGATCTGCCTGGCTGGCGTGGCCGTGATCATGTACGCGCCGCGCAGCGCCTGA